The Apium graveolens cultivar Ventura chromosome 10, ASM990537v1, whole genome shotgun sequence nucleotide sequence TCAACGGTGTCCCAAAACCAACATGTCTAACCAATCCGCCATTATACGACGCCGCATTGGTAGGATTAACATGGGTCAAAAAAGGTTCACCCAACGATGGCCACCCTGTCTCGGCCGCAACAATCTCAACATCTCCATAACCCAATTTATCCATACCCATATACACAGCATCAAGTAACTGGTCCCACATATTTGTGTACATCTTCTTTGTAACTGGGTCCATCATACCTATAAACCACAACATTTTTACCGATTAGACTCCGATTAACGATTTTTACAATAATGTCGAGATAGAATAAAATAATTGTAAGCATAAAATCATACCTGGATTATTTCTAAACAAGCAAAAATCCTCTTGTTGTGGAGCCCACCCAAAATAAGGATAGGGATTAACCATAAAAGGAGATTTGGTTTCTTGTAAGAATTGCAACATGGGTTTCAAAACACCCACATCCCAACCGGGTCGGAACTTACCCGAACTAGGCGGGTTAGAAGATTCAAGTATACCCAACGAATGTGGTGTCGTCACCTTGACATCCTTAATCCCTGACATAATCAATGCTTTATGTAGAGTCCTCATAGCGGGTACAAGGTTATCAATTAGATTCTGGGGACCCCAGTGAAGAATCTCGTTTCCGACAGCAATGTACAGAAACTTGGTAGCTGGATAAAACGGTGTAATGTTGTTAGAAACCCAACGGCGAGCTGTACGCATGTCGGTTAGACCAGGTATGTCACCGTTTGGGACGGTGACAGTTACGAAGATGTTTGTGTTCGCGAATGCTTTGATTATGTCATGATTAACGTCGAAGATTTTGATGCGGTCTATGTTGGTTTTTTCTTTCAGGAACTGAGCTACTTGGGCTGGTGGAGGAAGATTGTTACCTAGTGTGCCGTAGTTTACACCGATGGATGACACGGTGGTTATGCGATGGAGAAGGAGTAGAGAGAGAAGGAAGGATGAGAGAGAGTAGAGAGATTTTCTCGATGTCTTCATCTTCGAAAAAGATGGGAGAGAGATTGGGAGAGATTGTGCAGTAAAATAAATGTGAATGTATTTATATATTGAGGGAGGAGAGAGAGTATAGGAGGAATAAATGTAATAAATGTAAATATAGATATGACAGGGGTGTGTGTTTGTGGTGTTGTTTGGGTGGGGTGGGTTAATTATGGTCATTGGATTCGATGggggaagagagagagagacaggaATTCAAGATATATTTGCGGCATCTGGGATGTTAAAATTAGGACAACGCGTTAATGTTAAAGGGAAGACACAAGTCTCACAGATTGCGCTCGTGAATAAAAGAGCATGTGACAAAGTTGTACACGTAACGTAAGAGCTTGCTTTGGGAGTCGGGacgtaattatttatatttactGAATTTTTTCTATTATTATATTCACTACAAGTACTTTATTTTTTTAAACTGAAAAACAAAGGGAGCGGTACAACTAGGCTTTGGCTGTTTTGGCTGTTTTAGGATACTCTTGTTGACCATTTTGTTGAAAAAGAACCTAAATGCTACTCCCTCTCTGCCATTCATTTCtctacactttcctttttggggtgtcccattcaattctatatatttcaaaatttaccaaaaatagtaaaaattttataatataaaaattaactacaCCCACTCATATTCACTATTTTCTTCCACTACACTAACTTTAtacattaaatattgattgaCCCCACCACTTTACCCACTTTTCTTACTTTTTCTCTCAACATTCCATTTTTTTTAACCTCCGTGCCCAAATCAAATGTATACTTCTcaatgggacggagggagtaccttttaaattaaaataaaacttttatgaagaagtattattttatttttattcaatcTTGATAAACTCATCGAATTAATATTTTTACTCAAAAATCCCAATATTAtaagaataatatattttactttcaataaataaataatcttaattaataaataaaattatttaatatcaagGATTTTTATTTAGGTAGATAACTGTATAGCTTTTCCTTTATTACAAAAAAGAGGTTTTCCGTTGTCGATGGTCTTTTTCCTGCTCAGTGTCATGCTCAAAATTTGAATCGGCTGATATGCGTTGGGCTGAGATATATTGGACTTAATTTGGGGATCTAGGAAGAGCCATAACTGGGTTCTGGGCGTACTAAAACAGCCCACCTATGTAAACATAACCCAGCAACTAATTAGTGCTAGGCCTTGCGGCCAAAATCAACACAAGACCGCCATTAACCAAACCAACAAtaagaaaaagaagaaagaaacTTAGCCAACTGGTCCAGAATATAAACAAAGGCTTTGATCTCAAAATTTATTAATACATATTTACAAGAAGATGAAAGTTGTATGGACACACACCACAATTTTATCCGAGAACTTGAAAATTA carries:
- the LOC141688805 gene encoding glucan endo-1,3-beta-glucosidase, which produces MTIINPPHPNNTTNTHPCHIYIYIYYIYSSYTLSPPSIYKYIHIYFTAQSLPISLPSFSKMKTSRKSLYSLSSFLLSLLLLHRITTVSSIGVNYGTLGNNLPPPAQVAQFLKEKTNIDRIKIFDVNHDIIKAFANTNIFVTVTVPNGDIPGLTDMRTARRWVSNNITPFYPATKFLYIAVGNEILHWGPQNLIDNLVPAMRTLHKALIMSGIKDVKVTTPHSLGILESSNPPSSGKFRPGWDVGVLKPMLQFLQETKSPFMVNPYPYFGWAPQQEDFCLFRNNPGMMDPVTKKMYTNMWDQLLDAVYMGMDKLGYGDVEIVAAETGWPSLGEPFLTHVNPTNAASYNGGLVRHVGFGTPLMPKRKIETYIFGLFNENEKPGSIAEQNFGLFRPDFTPVYDAGVLRTGPAPNPQPQPKPNPQPQPQPKPTPQQPKPDPQPQPTPKPTTPAGTGAKFCVAKPDASDAALQANIDYVCSKGADCKPIQAGGACFDPNNVRAHAQFIMNSYYQTNGRNAFNCDFSGTGVITTNDPSYGNCKYMT